In one Equus przewalskii isolate Varuska unplaced genomic scaffold, EquPr2 ChrUn-3, whole genome shotgun sequence genomic region, the following are encoded:
- the CCDC190 gene encoding coiled-coil domain-containing protein 190 isoform X1, producing MQRMERHMVRGPLYKHFDWERKSAKQAEARLSQRLQRLEDICLYHMKLLTREQRQLQKELQRLQQADIIKKKFSSYFGNGIQQRPEDVLVFSPHGEQKHRVPQANKVRALAASVTPKIYKTKSQMPPFHRTGLKDPRRSKEQLPSQNDKTPDFIEEKSQAQENDSINPPKGKDANTGISLLCQDQEVSTQTPDQGLSSSPAGDSGMAHVDETRSKDADGNLDHDTGKQIPPNPMECAGNFKVKSTTSTYLELFAKVRNAHYLRHRVPPESERLLSLGEIFGHKESL from the exons ATGCAGAGGATGGAGAGGCACATGGTCAGGGGACCACTGTATAAGCACTTCGATTGGGAGAGGAAGAGCGCCAAGCAGGCTGAGGCCAGACTCAGCCAAAGACTGCAGAGACTAGAGGATATCTGTCTGTACCACATGAAGCTGCTGACCAGGGAGCAGAGACAGCTCCAGAAAGAACTGCAGAGGTTGCAGCAAG CAGATATCATCAAGAAAAAGTTCTCCTCTTATTTTGGAAATGGGATTCAGCAAAGACCAGAAGATGTTCTCGTGTTCTCACCACACGGGGAGCAGAAGCACAGAGTTCCACAGGCTAATAAAGTTAG AGCTCTGGCAGCAAGTGTGACCCCCAAAATATACAAGACCAAGTCCCAGATGCCTCCTTTCCATCGCACTGGCCTCAAGGACCCCAGGAGAAGCAAAGAGCAGTTGCCATCTCAAAACGACAAAACTCCCGACTTCATAGAAGAGAAGTCACAAGCCCAAGAGAACGATTCTATAAACCCACCGAAGGGCAAAGACGCCAATACGGGCATCTCTCTTTTATGTCAAGATCAAGAAGTCTCTACCCAAACCCCAGACCAAGGCCTCAGTTCCAGCCCAGCTGGTGACAGTGGAATGGCACATGTTGATGAGACCAGATCAAAAGATGCCGATGGAAACCTGGACCACGACACTGGGAAACAAATTCCCCCGAACCCCATGGAATGTGCAGGAAACTTCAAAGTCAAGTCCACAACGTCAACCTACTTAGAGTTGTTTGCAAAGGTCAGAAACGCCCACTACCTCCGGCACAGGGTCCCTCCTGAGTCTGAGAGATTGCTTAGCCTTGGGGAGATATTCGGGCACAAGGAATCCTTGTAG
- the CCDC190 gene encoding coiled-coil domain-containing protein 190 isoform X2 yields the protein MQRMERHMVRGPLYKHFDWERKSAKQAEARLSQRLQRLEDICLYHMKLLTREQRQLQKELQRLQQDIIKKKFSSYFGNGIQQRPEDVLVFSPHGEQKHRVPQANKVRALAASVTPKIYKTKSQMPPFHRTGLKDPRRSKEQLPSQNDKTPDFIEEKSQAQENDSINPPKGKDANTGISLLCQDQEVSTQTPDQGLSSSPAGDSGMAHVDETRSKDADGNLDHDTGKQIPPNPMECAGNFKVKSTTSTYLELFAKVRNAHYLRHRVPPESERLLSLGEIFGHKESL from the exons ATGCAGAGGATGGAGAGGCACATGGTCAGGGGACCACTGTATAAGCACTTCGATTGGGAGAGGAAGAGCGCCAAGCAGGCTGAGGCCAGACTCAGCCAAAGACTGCAGAGACTAGAGGATATCTGTCTGTACCACATGAAGCTGCTGACCAGGGAGCAGAGACAGCTCCAGAAAGAACTGCAGAGGTTGCAGCAAG ATATCATCAAGAAAAAGTTCTCCTCTTATTTTGGAAATGGGATTCAGCAAAGACCAGAAGATGTTCTCGTGTTCTCACCACACGGGGAGCAGAAGCACAGAGTTCCACAGGCTAATAAAGTTAG AGCTCTGGCAGCAAGTGTGACCCCCAAAATATACAAGACCAAGTCCCAGATGCCTCCTTTCCATCGCACTGGCCTCAAGGACCCCAGGAGAAGCAAAGAGCAGTTGCCATCTCAAAACGACAAAACTCCCGACTTCATAGAAGAGAAGTCACAAGCCCAAGAGAACGATTCTATAAACCCACCGAAGGGCAAAGACGCCAATACGGGCATCTCTCTTTTATGTCAAGATCAAGAAGTCTCTACCCAAACCCCAGACCAAGGCCTCAGTTCCAGCCCAGCTGGTGACAGTGGAATGGCACATGTTGATGAGACCAGATCAAAAGATGCCGATGGAAACCTGGACCACGACACTGGGAAACAAATTCCCCCGAACCCCATGGAATGTGCAGGAAACTTCAAAGTCAAGTCCACAACGTCAACCTACTTAGAGTTGTTTGCAAAGGTCAGAAACGCCCACTACCTCCGGCACAGGGTCCCTCCTGAGTCTGAGAGATTGCTTAGCCTTGGGGAGATATTCGGGCACAAGGAATCCTTGTAG